The following is a genomic window from Flavobacteriales bacterium.
TCGTTGAAGCGGGTGCGGTCGATGCGGTCGGCGGGCACGTCCAGGGTGGCCCCACCGTGGTCGTCGAAACCGAGGTACTCGTAGTTGCCGGGATCGCGGAACCGGATGCGGTTGGCCTCGGCCTGCCGCAGCAGATAGGGCGCATCCCAATGCCGCAGGTAGCTCAGGGCGAGCGGACCGCCGTCGAGGAAACGCGCCATGGCCGCGCTGTCGGTGCCCAGCTGCCGGCCCGCGCTGCGGAAGTCCATCAGGTTGGTGGCCACCAGCACGGTGTGCGGCCGCAGCCGGTCGGTGAGCAGGGTGCCCAGCACGGGCAGTTCGGCGGCGCCCAGGCCCCACGCGGCGGCGTTCACGTACCGGTCGGTGCCGAAATGGGCGATCACCCCGTCGCTGGCCAGGTTGTTCAGCGTCATCGATGAGCCCACGGCTAGCACATCGACCCCGTCGGAGAAGCGCTCACGTACGAAGGCGAGCTTCTCATTGAGGGCGATGTTGTTGGTGATGCGGGGGGGCGGCACGGTGTCCCGCAGCAGCAGCAGGTAGGCGGCGGGGATCGCCAGGGCGGGCAGGCCCAGCAGCACGATCCGGAGGATGAAGCGGCCCACCATCAGAACTGGAAATAGATGAACTCGCCACCGCCCAGCGGTGCGGTGAGCGTGAGCACGGCGATGAGGCCGTAGTACACCAGGCGGCGCACCGGCAACGGGAGCAGGCCGTCCAGCTGCAGACCATATTGCCGCTCGCGGGCCAGCCATTCCAAGGCCAGGGTGATGCCGATGCCGAGCAGCGCGAAGGCCAGGCCCTTTTTATCACCGAGGTACGGCGCTTCGAGCAGGCCCGGAGAGGCGATGGCGCCCAGGATGTCCACGGCCTGCCCCATGCTCTCGGCGCGGAAGAAGGTCCACGCGAAGCAGGCCAGCAGGAAGGTGGCGAGCAGTTGCAGGGCCTCACGGGCGCTGGGCAGCAGGCGGCCGGCGGCCACCGCATCGCTCATCGCGTGGTGCGTGTCGCGCAGCAGCAGCGGCAGGAAGAGCAGGCCGTTCACGGCGCCCCAGGCCACGAAGGTCCAGTTGGCGCCATGCCAGAAGCCGCTCACCAGGAAGATGATGAGCACGTTGCGCACGGTGCGCGCCTTGCCGCCGCGGCTGCCGCCCAGGGGGATGTAGAGGTAGTCGCGGAACCAAGTGCTGAGGCTGATGTGCCAGCGGCGCCAGAACTCCGCGATGTCGCGGCTGAAGTAGGGGTAGGCGAAGTTGCGCATCAGCTCGAAGCCGAAGAGCCGCGCGCAGCCGATGGCGATGTCGCTGTAGCCGCTGAAGTCGCCGTAGATCTGGAAGGCGAAGAGGAGCACGGCCAGGGCGAGGGTGCTGCCGTCGTGGGTCTCGTGGGCGCCGAACACGGGGTTCACGAAGGCGGCGCAGTGGTCGGCCACCACCACCTTCTTGAACAGGCCCCACAGCATCTGTCGCACGCCGTCATACGCCGCGGCCTCGTCGAAGCGGCGCTCGGTGCCGAACTGGGGCAGCATGTGGCGGGCCCGTTCGATGGGGCCGGCCAGCAACTGGGGGAAGAAGCTCACGAAGGCGAAGAAGGTCGTGGCCTCGCGCACGGCGGGCAGCTGCCTGCGGTACACATCGAAGGTGTAGCTCAGGCTCTGGAAGGTGTAGAAGCTGATGCCCACGGGAAGCACCAGCCCCAGCGGACGCGCATCGATCGGCCGGCCCAGCAGCGTGAAGGCGTCCACGAAGCTCTGCAGGAAGAAATCGTAGTACTTGAAGAAGCCGAGCAGCCCCAGGTTGGCCGTCAGGCTCAGGCCCATGAGCAGCTTGCGGCCGGCGGGGGCCTCGGTGCGGGCCAGGGCCAGCGCCACCAGGTAGTCCACCCCGGCGGTGAAGAGCCACAGGCCCAGGAAGCGCCAGTCCCACCAGCCGTAGAACACGCATCCGGCCAGGATGAGGAAGGCGTTGCGCCAGGCCACCGAACGCCGGAAGACCCCCCAGTACAGGAGGAACACGATCGGCAGGAAGACCGCGAAATCGATCGAGTTGAACAGCATGCGGGGTGGCGCGCGGAACGGCTTCTACGGGACGGGTCGGGGGCGGGTTCCGCCGGTGGAGTGCCGTCGACCGGCGGCCCAAAGCTACCCGTCAGCCCCTTGGACAGGGAGCGCTATCTTCGGAGGCCATGCGCTTCCGACCACGGAGCATCGAGACCCGCATCGCCACGGTCACCATGGTGCGGCCGGGTTTCATCGAACAACGGTACAAGCATGGCGAGCGGATCGACCTGCCCGGTTTCGCGGAGAACAAGCGCGCGCGCCTCGAACTGGCCCAGGGCATGCCGTGCGTCATGCTCAGCATCATCCCCCGGGACATGGACTTCGACATGGAGGTCACGGGCGTGGACCACTTCGGTCCGGAGCGCGGGCAGGACACCCTTAGGGCCTTGGCGGTGGTGGTGCACGACAGCATGGCGGAGATGGTCACCAAGCTGTTCTTCACCTATTTCCCCACGGTGTTCCGCACGCGCGTGTTCAACGACGAGGCCGAGGCGCGCCGGTGGTTGCAGCTTCAGTTGGCGGAGGTGATCCAGGAGGAGGGCTGATCGCCGCCCGCTTCACTGGAGCACCAACCGGAGCGTGGCGCTCTGACCATCGGGCCACCGCGCCTGCACCAGGTGGAGGCCCGGTCGCATCCCGGCCGTGGGGAGCAGGGCCGTTCCAGAAGGCGCCCTCGTGGCATACAGGACGCGACCAAGGCCATCGGTCACGGAGACGTCCACCGGGCCTGAGCCGCGCAGCTTCAACTCCACGGGCCCTCCTTCGGTGCTTACCGGGTTGGTGGTCACGTGGAGCCCGTCCTCCTGTCCGGCAGGGTCCATGGGCAGGCCCAGGCCACCGGGCAACTGGCAGAGGATCACACAGGGCACCCCGTTGGAGTCCCACATCGTGATGGAGCAGGGTGTGGAGCAGAGGTTCGTGTACACCGTGTCGTTGGACACCCAGAACGGCGGCCAGCCCCACGGGGACACGGCACAGCCGGACGGGATCACGTCATACAGGTATGGAGCTGAACAGCCGACGGGGTACAACGCACTGGCCGGGCCGAAGGCCCCGAGCCCATCGCAGCCGTTGGTCGGCGGGATCACATAGTAGGTGTTGAGGGTCACTTGGGCCTGGGTCATCATCCCGAACAGGAATACGAGCACGAACGCGAAGGGGTGCTTCATGACGTGAAGCTACCGGACGCGCACCCGCACCAGTGCCCCGATCGGCACCGATGATGAACACGCGATCGTGCAACGTCTACTTGTACGCCGGGATCCCGGTCACCTCTGCACCGGTGATCAACAGGTGGATGTCGTGCGTGCCTTCATAGGTCACCACGCTTTCCAGGTTCATCATGTGGCGCATGATGGGGTATTCGTTGGTGATGCCCATGCCGCCGAGGATCTGGCGCGCCTCCCGCGCCACAGTGAGCGCGAGGTGCACGTTGTTCCGCTTGGCCATGCTGATCTGCTGCGTGGTGGCGCGGCCCTCGCTGCGCAGCACGCCCAGGCGCCAGGTGAGGAGCTGGGCCTTGGTGATCTCCGTGATCATCTCGGCCAGCTTCTTCTGCGTGAGCTGGAAGGCACCGATGGGCTTGCCGAACTGGATGCGCTGCTTGCTGTAGCGCAGGGCCACATCGTAGCACTCCATGGCCACGCCGAGGGTGCCCCACGCGATGCCGTAACGAGCGCTGTCCAGGCAGCCCATGGGTGCGCCCAAGCCGCTCTTGTTGGGAAGCAGGTTGCCCTTGGGCACCTTCACGTTGTCGAACACCAGCTCGCCGGTGGGGCTGGCGCGGAGGCTCAGCTTGCCGTGCGTGGTGGGCGTGGTGAAGCCCTCCATGCCGCGCTCCACGATGAGGCCATGGATGCGACCCTCGGTGTTCTCGGCCTTGGCCCACACGATCGCGAGGTCGGCGAAGGGCGCGTTGCTGATCCACATCTTGGCGCCGTTCAGCAGGTAGTGATCGCCCATGTCCTTGAAGGTGGTGACCATGCCGCTGGGGTTGCTGCCGTAGTCGGGCTCGGTGAGGCCGAAGCAGCCGATCTTCTTGCCCTGCACCATGTCCGGCAGCCACTTCTTCTTCTGCTCCTCACTGCCGTACTTCCAGATGGGGTACATGGCCAATGAGCCTTGCACGCTGCACAGGCTGCGCAGGCCGCTGTCGCAGCGCTCGATCTCCTGCATGATGAGGCCGTAGCTGATCTGGTCCAGCCCGGGGCCGCCGTATTCCTCCGGTACAAAGGGGCCGAAGGCGCCGATCTCCGCCAGCCCGGGGATGATGTCCTTGCTGAACTCGGCCTTCTCGAAACGCTCCTCGATGATGGGCTTGAGGTGCTTGCTCACGTGCTTGCGCGCCGTGTCGCGGATCAGCTTCTGTTCCTCGGTGAGCAGTTCGTCCACCAAGTAGTGGTCGTGGTGTTGGAAGAGGTCGGTGGCGGCCTTGGTGGCGGTGCCGTTGGCGGAAGTGGTGGACATGCTGCGGGGGTGTTCGCGGTGTCGGCCTGGCCGTTCACCGGGGCTGCAAAAGTAGCACGCCCACCCCCGGCGCCGCCGGATACCTTTGCCCGCCGGCCATGGGTGAACCGCGGATCCACGACCCCTTGAGCGCCGATTGGGTGGTGCTGGTGCTGCTGGCCGTGCTGGTGCAGCTGGCCTGGACGAACGTCGTGTCGCCCCGCAAATGGGGCCTGATCCTCAACGGGGCGTTCGGCGCTCGCATCAGTCGGCGGAGCCTGCGCGAGGACATCGACCTGCAGGACCGCTCGATGTTGGGGCTGCTGGTGGCGTTGCTGGCGGGCCTGGGGTTGTTCCTGCATCAGGCACTGGTGATGCGCGGCATCGCGGATGCGGGTCCGGTGGGCTACTTCGGGGTGGTGGCCCTGCTGGTGCTGGTGGTGCTCGCGCAGGTGTTCGTGCTCCGGTTGGTGGGATGGCTCTTCCAGGGCGACGGTGGCCTGCAGGAGTACATCTACGTTCTGGTGATCGATCACCTGGTGCTGGGGGCGGCCTTGCTGCCCGTGGCGGTGTTGGTGGCCTTTCGGCCGGAAATGCGGTTCGTACTGCTGCCGACGGGCGGGGTGATCGCCTCGGCGATCGTGCTCCTCCGGTGGGGCCGGGCGGGGCTCATCGGGCGATCGGCGGGGGTCCCGCTCAGGCACATTTTCCTGTACCTTTGCGCCGCCGAGAGCCTGCCTGTGTTCCTCGTGCTCCAGACCCTTCAGCGTTCCGGCCCATCCGTGTTCCAACTTCACTAACCGAGCGGCCTTGAAGATCAAGACCATCCTCGTTTCGCAGCCGGAACCCACGGACGTCAAGTCCCCCTACCACGAGCTCGGCAGGAAGTACGGCCTGAAGATCGACTTCAAGCCGTTCATCAAGGTGGAGGCCGTTCCTGCGCAGGACTTCCGGCAGGAGCGCATCAACATCCTGGACCACTCGGCCATCGTGCTCACCAGCCGTAATGCGGTGGACCATTTCTTCCGGATGTGCAAGGAGCTTCGGCTCACGGTGCCGGAAAGCATGAAGTACTTCTGCGTCAGCGAGAGCGTGGCGTACTACGTGCAGAAGTACATCGTGTACCGCAAACGCAAGGTCTTCATCGGCAAGAACACGTTCCAGGACCTGCTGGACGTGATCAAGAAGCACAAGGACGAGGTGTACCTGGTGCCGTGCAGCGACATCCAGAAGGCGGAGATCCCCGCGCTGCTGGACAAGGCGGGGGTGAAGTACACCAACGCGGTGTTCTACCGCACGGTGGCCAGCGACCTCAGCGACCTGAAGAACCTGAAGTACGACATGCTGGTGTTCTTCAGCCCGGCGGGGATCGAGAGCCTGTTCAAGAACTTCCCGAAGTTCGACCAGAACGGCGCGGTCATCGCAGCGTTCGGCCCAACGACCAGCAAGGCGGTGCGCGATGCCGGTCTGCGGCTGGACATCGAGGCCCCCCTGCCGGAGGCCCCGAGCATGACGGGTGCCATCGAGCTGTACATCAAGAGGCTCGGCAAGAAGAAATAGGCCCCGGATGTCACGGGGCCAACGTCCCGGCCTTCCGGGCCGATCACGTCGGCATGGAGCGTCATACCTTCCCCAAGCAGGAGCGCCTTCGCGGCCGTCCGCGCATCCAGCGGCTCATCGCCGAGGGGCGCACGGTGCACGTTCCGCCCTTCCGCCTCACCGGCCTGTTCATGGAGCTCGATGCCCCCGTTCCAGCCCAGGTGGCCTTCGCCGTGCCGAAGCGCAACCTCCCGCGTGCAGTGGACCGCAACCGGGCCCGTCGGCGCATGCGCGAGGCCTACCGCCTGCACAAGCACATTTACCACGACCGGTTACGCCAGCTCGGCCGCTCATGCGGCTTGCTCTTCGTGCTGCAGGGCCGTGCCGTGCCGGCCTACGCCGAGGTGGAGGGTAAAATGATCCGCGCGCTGGACCGTTGGTTCAAGGAACATGCGTAGGCTGCTCATCACCGCCATGATCGGCCTCATCCGCCTTTACCAGTTCACCCTGTCGCCGTTGCTGCCCGGTGCGTGCCGATACACACCCAGCTGTAGCACCTACGGCGTGGAGGCCCTGCGCCGCCATGGTCCCTTCCGCGGCGGCTGGCTCACCCTCAAGCGCTTCCTATCTTGTCATCCTTGGGGCGGGCATGGCCACGACCCCGTTCCATGAAGCCTCATTCACCCATGAACGCACCCCGCACCCCCCGCCTGCGCACCTGGATCATCGGTGGCGCCTTGGCCGCTTCCGGCGCCCTCACCATCGCGGCGGGCGACAGCTACTTCGAGATCTCCAAGAACCTGGAGATCTTCACCGAGCTCTACAAGGAGCTCAACGTCTACTATGTCGAGGACACCAAGCCCGGCACGCTGATGAAGACGGGCATCGATGCGATGCTCTCCTCGCTCGACCCTTACACGCAGTACATCCCGGAAAGCGACATCGAGGAGTACCGCTTCCAGACCACGGGGCAGTACGGAGGCATCGGCGCGCTCATCAAGCGCCAGGGCGATGGCATGGTGATCAGCGAGCCGTATGAGGGCTTCCCTGCGGCGAAGGCGGGCATCTGGGCCGGCGACGAGATCCTGGAGGTGGATGGCCGGAAGGTGCGCGGCCTCGACACCGAGGAGGTGAGCAAGCTATTGAAGGGACAGGCCGGCACGCCGGTGCGCATGCTGCTCAAGCGGGGCACCGCCGAGCCGTCGGAGAAGCTGATCACGCGTGAGGAGATCAAGATCCCTGACGTGCCCTACAAGGGCATTGTGGACGCCACCCACATGGTGGGCTACATCAAGCTCAACAGCTTCACGCAGACCGCGAGCGCCGATGTGCGCAACGCCATGAAGCAGCTCAAGCAGGAGGGGGCGCGTCACCTCATCCTCGATCTGCGCGGCAATGGCGGCGGCCTGTTGCGCGAAGCGGTGAACATCGTCAACCTCTTCGTGCCCAAGAACGAGCCCGTGGTGGAGACCAAGGGCCGCATCGCCGAGTGGGACAAGAGCTACCGCACGCTCAGTGAGCCGGAGGACGCGACCATGCCACTGGTGGTGCTGGTCGATGGTGGCTCGGCCAGCGCCAGCGAGATCGTCAGCGGCGCGCTGCAGGACCTGGACCGTGCCGTCGTGGTGGGCGAGCGCACCTTCGGCAAGGGCCTCGTTCAGCAGACGCGCGACCTGTTCTACAACAGCAAACTGAAGGTCACCGTGGCCAAGTACTACATCCCCAGCGGACGCTGCATCCAGAAGCTGGACTATGCGCACCGCGACAGCAGCGGCAAGGCCACCGTGCGCACGGACACGAACCTCGTGGCCTTCAAGACCCGCAATGGCCGCACGGTGTACGACGGGCGGGGCATCCTGCCCGATGTGCCCGTCACCGAACCCGAACTGGCCAAGGTGGTGGGCGGCCTCTATGCGGAGGACATCCTGTTCGATTTCGCCACGGACCACCGGCGCACGCACGACAGCATCGGCCCGCCCGAGCGGTTCACCATCAGCGACGAGCTCTATCACCGGTTCACGGAGTTCGCCCGGTCACGCAGCTTCACCTACGATACCGAG
Proteins encoded in this region:
- a CDS encoding uroporphyrinogen-III synthase, which translates into the protein MKIKTILVSQPEPTDVKSPYHELGRKYGLKIDFKPFIKVEAVPAQDFRQERINILDHSAIVLTSRNAVDHFFRMCKELRLTVPESMKYFCVSESVAYYVQKYIVYRKRKVFIGKNTFQDLLDVIKKHKDEVYLVPCSDIQKAEIPALLDKAGVKYTNAVFYRTVASDLSDLKNLKYDMLVFFSPAGIESLFKNFPKFDQNGAVIAAFGPTTSKAVRDAGLRLDIEAPLPEAPSMTGAIELYIKRLGKKK
- a CDS encoding MBOAT family protein translates to MLFNSIDFAVFLPIVFLLYWGVFRRSVAWRNAFLILAGCVFYGWWDWRFLGLWLFTAGVDYLVALALARTEAPAGRKLLMGLSLTANLGLLGFFKYYDFFLQSFVDAFTLLGRPIDARPLGLVLPVGISFYTFQSLSYTFDVYRRQLPAVREATTFFAFVSFFPQLLAGPIERARHMLPQFGTERRFDEAAAYDGVRQMLWGLFKKVVVADHCAAFVNPVFGAHETHDGSTLALAVLLFAFQIYGDFSGYSDIAIGCARLFGFELMRNFAYPYFSRDIAEFWRRWHISLSTWFRDYLYIPLGGSRGGKARTVRNVLIIFLVSGFWHGANWTFVAWGAVNGLLFLPLLLRDTHHAMSDAVAAGRLLPSAREALQLLATFLLACFAWTFFRAESMGQAVDILGAIASPGLLEAPYLGDKKGLAFALLGIGITLALEWLARERQYGLQLDGLLPLPVRRLVYYGLIAVLTLTAPLGGGEFIYFQF
- a CDS encoding STAS/SEC14 domain-containing protein, yielding MRFRPRSIETRIATVTMVRPGFIEQRYKHGERIDLPGFAENKRARLELAQGMPCVMLSIIPRDMDFDMEVTGVDHFGPERGQDTLRALAVVVHDSMAEMVTKLFFTYFPTVFRTRVFNDEAEARRWLQLQLAEVIQEEG
- a CDS encoding DUF4271 domain-containing protein; its protein translation is MGEPRIHDPLSADWVVLVLLAVLVQLAWTNVVSPRKWGLILNGAFGARISRRSLREDIDLQDRSMLGLLVALLAGLGLFLHQALVMRGIADAGPVGYFGVVALLVLVVLAQVFVLRLVGWLFQGDGGLQEYIYVLVIDHLVLGAALLPVAVLVAFRPEMRFVLLPTGGVIASAIVLLRWGRAGLIGRSAGVPLRHIFLYLCAAESLPVFLVLQTLQRSGPSVFQLH
- a CDS encoding S41 family peptidase; translation: MNAPRTPRLRTWIIGGALAASGALTIAAGDSYFEISKNLEIFTELYKELNVYYVEDTKPGTLMKTGIDAMLSSLDPYTQYIPESDIEEYRFQTTGQYGGIGALIKRQGDGMVISEPYEGFPAAKAGIWAGDEILEVDGRKVRGLDTEEVSKLLKGQAGTPVRMLLKRGTAEPSEKLITREEIKIPDVPYKGIVDATHMVGYIKLNSFTQTASADVRNAMKQLKQEGARHLILDLRGNGGGLLREAVNIVNLFVPKNEPVVETKGRIAEWDKSYRTLSEPEDATMPLVVLVDGGSASASEIVSGALQDLDRAVVVGERTFGKGLVQQTRDLFYNSKLKVTVAKYYIPSGRCIQKLDYAHRDSSGKATVRTDTNLVAFKTRNGRTVYDGRGILPDVPVTEPELAKVVGGLYAEDILFDFATDHRRTHDSIGPPERFTISDELYHRFTEFARSRSFTYDTESMEAYAKLEEVARKERYYGHAQKAFEELKKELAPDPAEELDLFRTEVEEMLRNEIVSRYDLQTGRAKAALITDPYVQAAVKALTDGGYSGILAGTKP
- a CDS encoding ribonuclease P protein component; amino-acid sequence: MERHTFPKQERLRGRPRIQRLIAEGRTVHVPPFRLTGLFMELDAPVPAQVAFAVPKRNLPRAVDRNRARRRMREAYRLHKHIYHDRLRQLGRSCGLLFVLQGRAVPAYAEVEGKMIRALDRWFKEHA
- a CDS encoding acyl-CoA dehydrogenase family protein, with protein sequence MSTTSANGTATKAATDLFQHHDHYLVDELLTEEQKLIRDTARKHVSKHLKPIIEERFEKAEFSKDIIPGLAEIGAFGPFVPEEYGGPGLDQISYGLIMQEIERCDSGLRSLCSVQGSLAMYPIWKYGSEEQKKKWLPDMVQGKKIGCFGLTEPDYGSNPSGMVTTFKDMGDHYLLNGAKMWISNAPFADLAIVWAKAENTEGRIHGLIVERGMEGFTTPTTHGKLSLRASPTGELVFDNVKVPKGNLLPNKSGLGAPMGCLDSARYGIAWGTLGVAMECYDVALRYSKQRIQFGKPIGAFQLTQKKLAEMITEITKAQLLTWRLGVLRSEGRATTQQISMAKRNNVHLALTVAREARQILGGMGITNEYPIMRHMMNLESVVTYEGTHDIHLLITGAEVTGIPAYK
- the yidD gene encoding membrane protein insertion efficiency factor YidD — its product is MRRLLITAMIGLIRLYQFTLSPLLPGACRYTPSCSTYGVEALRRHGPFRGGWLTLKRFLSCHPWGGHGHDPVP